In the genome of Gloeomargarita sp. SRBZ-1_bins_9, one region contains:
- the infB gene encoding translation initiation factor IF-2 yields MSNDRIRIYDLSRELNLDNKSVLELCDRLQVPYKTCSSTISEQDADRIRQAARQQRPSSPRPVPRSPATKAPEPTPPKSKELQIRSYSYRQQPETPTTPAPTKPEAPVRREGRDMPRPTPPQRPQPQRPILKTPPEAPRKPEAPVRREPQPEPSTVEVVVFPPKAKTDSKAPVKRKGREADLMDEEKEKAKLGAGLKGKRRQRGRDFDEDDELDLLELETSSSSSADSANSTASIYLMRPPKPKPSSPVTVKPQQRTQRPRRPEPAPTRATEPAPPEPTKPEFIEVTGSLTVQQLAEQLAVPATEVIKTLFLKGKMVTVTQTLDLPTIELVCKELGVEVITSETEASTAARKEDMLEAADLENLQRRPPVVTVMGHVDHGKTTLLDAIRKTRVAAGEAGGITQHIGAYHVDVPHEGTTKRIVFLDTPGHEAFTAMRARGAKVTDIAILVVAADDGVRPQTIEAIRHAQAAKVPIIVAINKIDKDGAQPERVKTELMNHGLVAEEYGGDTIMVPVSALKGQNLDTLLEMVLLVAEMSDLYANPDRPAKGTVIEAHLDRTRGPVATLLVQNGTLRVGDVLVAGSVFGKVRAMVDDRGQRLETAPPSSAVEVWGLTEVPVAGDEFEVYADEKQARAIAEERAQQERSRQLAQRQITLGTLSQQAHEGKLKELNLIIKADVQGSVEAIVNALKQLPQQEVQLGILLAAPGEITETDVDLAAASKAVIVGFNTTLAPGARKAADAAGVDIREYNIIYNLLEDIQAAMEGLLEPELVEQPLGQAEVRAVFRLAKGVVAGCYVLSGKLQRNCLMRVRRNGQVIWEGTLDSLRRLKDDVREVAAGFECGVGCQEFQDWQEKDIIEAYTRVTQRRKLTGAPA; encoded by the coding sequence ATGAGTAACGACCGTATCCGCATCTACGACCTATCGCGAGAGCTGAATTTGGATAACAAATCGGTGCTGGAGCTGTGCGACCGTTTACAGGTGCCCTATAAGACCTGTAGCAGTACGATCAGCGAGCAGGATGCGGACCGGATTCGCCAGGCGGCTCGGCAGCAGCGCCCCAGTTCACCGCGTCCCGTGCCCCGTTCCCCAGCGACCAAAGCCCCCGAACCCACGCCCCCCAAGAGCAAAGAATTACAAATCCGTAGTTACAGCTACCGGCAGCAGCCCGAAACACCAACCACTCCTGCGCCCACTAAACCCGAAGCCCCGGTGCGGCGGGAAGGTCGAGACATGCCTCGGCCAACCCCTCCCCAGCGACCCCAACCCCAACGCCCTATCCTGAAGACGCCACCGGAGGCGCCCCGCAAGCCGGAAGCGCCGGTGCGCCGAGAGCCTCAGCCGGAACCGAGCACGGTGGAGGTGGTGGTGTTTCCGCCTAAGGCCAAAACCGACAGTAAGGCTCCTGTGAAGCGCAAGGGTCGGGAAGCGGACCTGATGGATGAGGAGAAGGAAAAGGCCAAGCTGGGGGCAGGTCTCAAGGGCAAGCGGCGGCAACGGGGACGGGATTTTGACGAGGATGACGAACTGGACCTGTTGGAATTGGAAACCAGTAGCAGTAGTAGTGCGGACTCGGCCAACAGCACCGCCAGCATTTACCTGATGCGCCCGCCCAAGCCCAAACCCAGTAGCCCGGTGACGGTGAAACCCCAGCAGCGGACCCAGCGACCCCGGCGGCCAGAACCGGCTCCCACCCGGGCAACGGAACCTGCTCCCCCAGAACCCACCAAGCCGGAATTCATTGAAGTGACCGGTAGTTTGACGGTGCAGCAGTTGGCGGAACAGTTGGCCGTGCCGGCAACCGAGGTCATTAAAACCCTATTCCTCAAGGGCAAGATGGTCACCGTAACCCAGACCCTTGACCTGCCCACCATCGAATTGGTCTGTAAAGAACTAGGGGTCGAGGTCATTACCTCGGAGACGGAGGCCAGCACTGCCGCCCGCAAGGAGGATATGTTGGAGGCGGCTGACTTAGAAAACTTGCAACGGCGGCCACCGGTGGTGACGGTCATGGGCCATGTGGACCACGGTAAAACCACCCTGCTGGATGCTATTCGCAAAACCCGGGTGGCGGCGGGGGAAGCCGGAGGAATCACCCAGCACATCGGGGCCTACCACGTGGATGTTCCCCACGAGGGCACCACTAAACGCATTGTGTTCCTGGATACGCCGGGCCACGAGGCTTTCACGGCCATGCGGGCACGGGGAGCTAAGGTAACGGATATTGCTATTCTGGTGGTGGCGGCGGACGATGGGGTGCGGCCCCAGACGATTGAGGCGATTCGCCATGCCCAGGCGGCTAAGGTGCCTATCATTGTGGCCATCAACAAAATTGACAAGGATGGGGCACAGCCGGAGCGGGTGAAAACGGAGTTGATGAACCACGGGTTGGTGGCGGAGGAATACGGCGGCGACACGATCATGGTGCCGGTGAGCGCCCTCAAGGGCCAAAACCTGGATACGTTGCTGGAGATGGTCCTGCTGGTGGCGGAAATGTCCGACTTGTACGCCAATCCGGACCGGCCCGCCAAGGGAACTGTCATTGAGGCCCATCTGGACCGGACGCGGGGACCGGTGGCCACCTTACTCGTCCAAAACGGCACGTTGCGGGTGGGGGATGTCCTGGTGGCGGGGTCGGTGTTTGGTAAAGTACGGGCGATGGTGGATGACCGGGGACAGCGGCTGGAAACGGCCCCCCCTTCGTCGGCGGTGGAGGTGTGGGGCCTGACGGAGGTGCCCGTCGCTGGGGATGAGTTTGAGGTGTATGCCGATGAGAAACAGGCCCGCGCCATTGCCGAAGAACGGGCTCAGCAGGAGCGCAGTCGGCAGTTGGCCCAGCGGCAGATCACTTTGGGTACGCTTTCGCAGCAGGCCCACGAAGGGAAACTGAAGGAGTTGAATTTGATCATCAAGGCGGATGTGCAGGGGTCGGTGGAGGCGATTGTCAACGCTCTGAAGCAACTGCCGCAACAGGAAGTGCAGTTGGGGATTTTGTTGGCGGCGCCGGGGGAAATCACGGAAACGGATGTGGACTTGGCGGCTGCCAGCAAGGCGGTGATCGTGGGGTTCAATACCACGTTGGCGCCGGGTGCCCGCAAGGCTGCTGACGCCGCAGGGGTGGACATTCGTGAGTACAACATCATTTACAACCTGCTGGAGGACATCCAGGCGGCCATGGAGGGGTTGCTGGAGCCGGAGTTGGTGGAGCAACCGTTGGGCCAGGCGGAGGTGCGGGCGGTGTTCCGGTTGGCCAAGGGGGTGGTGGCCGGGTGCTATGTGCTGTCGGGCAAGTTGCAGCGCAACTGTTTGATGCGGGTGCGGCGTAACGGGCAGGTGATTTGGGAGGGGACGTTGGATTCCCTGCGGCGGCTCAAGGATGACGTGCGGGAGGTGGCCGCGGGATTTGAGTGCGGGGTCGGGTGTCAGGAGTTCCAGGACTGGCAGGAAAAGGACATCATTGAGGCCTACACCCGGGTTACCCAGCGGCGGAAACTTACGGGCGCCCCTGCCTAG
- the ylqF gene encoding ribosome biogenesis GTPase YlqF, with amino-acid sequence MPSPPVQWYPGHMARAVQALRTHLQRVDVVIEVRDARIPASSTHPLLQQWATNGLIVLNRRDQIPPAIGKQWQQALQTPERPVLLTEARQGQGLGHLHQAIAQVGERVNQRRRQRGMLPRAVRVAVVGCPNVGKSALINRLLGRRVVASAAKAGVTRQCQWVRISPDLELLDTPGILPPRLDDQQAALHLAICDDISEAAYDPYLVALAFLERLWTLPPAAHHPPDALQRRYRLDPQSHTPEGYLAALAEQHFRGNLHRSAQTLLQDFRQGHLGQIALELPPKPNRRLHPATALPGPGSDR; translated from the coding sequence ATGCCGTCGCCCCCTGTGCAGTGGTACCCCGGTCACATGGCGCGGGCAGTGCAGGCCCTACGCACCCACTTACAACGGGTGGATGTGGTGATTGAAGTCCGGGACGCCCGCATTCCCGCCAGCAGCACCCATCCCCTGTTGCAGCAATGGGCCACCAACGGCCTGATTGTGTTAAACCGACGGGATCAAATCCCCCCAGCCATCGGCAAGCAGTGGCAACAGGCCCTCCAGACCCCGGAACGACCGGTCCTGCTCACGGAAGCCCGTCAAGGCCAGGGACTGGGACACCTCCACCAAGCCATAGCCCAAGTGGGAGAACGGGTCAATCAACGGCGCCGACAAAGAGGCATGCTGCCCCGGGCGGTGCGGGTGGCTGTTGTCGGTTGTCCTAATGTAGGCAAATCCGCCCTAATCAACCGGCTACTGGGTCGGCGGGTGGTCGCTAGTGCTGCCAAAGCTGGTGTAACGCGGCAATGCCAATGGGTGCGCATCAGCCCGGATTTAGAACTACTGGATACGCCCGGCATCCTGCCCCCGCGTTTAGACGACCAGCAGGCCGCCCTGCACCTGGCCATCTGCGATGACATCAGCGAGGCCGCCTACGACCCCTATCTGGTGGCCCTGGCGTTTCTGGAACGCCTATGGACCTTGCCCCCTGCAGCGCACCACCCCCCCGATGCCCTACAACGGCGCTACCGCCTCGATCCCCAATCCCACACCCCCGAAGGATACCTCGCCGCCCTGGCCGAACAACACTTTCGCGGCAATCTGCACCGCAGCGCCCAGACCCTACTCCAGGACTTCCGCCAGGGCCACCTGGGCCAAATCGCCCTGGAACTGCCCCCTAAACCAAACAGGCGTTTACATCCCGCAACAGCGCTTCCCGGTCCAGGTTCTGACCGATAA
- a CDS encoding GTP-binding protein, protein MEVTLPKRGLPVTIITGFLGSGKTTLLNHILQNRQDLKVAVLVNEFGDINIDSQLLVAVEEGMIELSNGCICCTINDSLVDAVYNVLERQEQVDYLVVETTGVADPLPIALTFLGTELRDLTRLDSILTVVDASAFAPDLFNSEAALSQLTYGDIILLNKTDLVSPERVQELSQRISEMKAGARILPMSYGKVPLPLILGVEAPHDQLLAQPYHHHDHDHAHHHHSHHLENDGFVAVSFTSDRPFNLEKFQFFLTDQLPTNVFRAKGVLWFDRSQLRYIFQLSGKRYSLDVDDRPIPPQNQLVFIGQNLDREALLRDVNACLV, encoded by the coding sequence ATGGAGGTGACCTTACCCAAGCGGGGTTTGCCGGTGACGATTATCACGGGATTTTTGGGGAGCGGCAAGACGACGTTGCTCAATCACATCCTGCAGAACCGGCAGGATTTGAAGGTGGCGGTGCTGGTGAATGAATTTGGCGACATCAACATTGACAGCCAGTTGCTGGTGGCGGTGGAAGAGGGGATGATCGAGTTGAGCAACGGTTGTATTTGCTGCACCATCAACGACAGCTTGGTGGATGCGGTGTACAACGTGCTGGAGCGGCAGGAACAGGTGGATTATTTGGTGGTGGAAACCACGGGGGTGGCCGACCCGCTGCCCATCGCTCTGACGTTTTTGGGGACGGAATTACGGGATTTGACGCGCCTGGATTCGATTTTGACGGTGGTGGATGCCTCGGCCTTTGCCCCGGATTTATTCAACAGTGAGGCGGCCCTGAGCCAACTGACCTATGGGGATATTATTTTGCTGAATAAAACTGACCTGGTGTCTCCGGAACGGGTGCAGGAATTATCCCAGCGCATCAGCGAAATGAAGGCGGGGGCGCGGATTTTGCCCATGAGCTACGGAAAGGTGCCGCTGCCTTTAATTTTGGGGGTGGAAGCGCCCCATGACCAACTGCTGGCCCAGCCCTATCACCATCACGACCATGACCACGCCCATCATCACCATTCCCATCACCTGGAAAATGACGGTTTTGTGGCGGTGTCTTTTACGAGCGACCGGCCGTTTAACCTGGAGAAGTTTCAGTTTTTCTTGACGGACCAACTGCCGACCAATGTGTTTCGGGCTAAGGGAGTTCTGTGGTTTGACCGGAGTCAGTTGCGCTATATCTTTCAACTGAGCGGCAAACGCTACAGTTTAGATGTGGATGACCGGCCTATCCCGCCCCAAAACCAGTTGGTGTTTATCGGTCAGAACCTGGACCGGGAAGCGCTGTTGCGGGATGTAAACGCCTGTTTGGTTTAG
- a CDS encoding response regulator, with product MDAAQRQRILGYFLQEAREYLAVLQEALDVLEREQPAFQAWEQVADWFRAAHSLKGGAAILELEGIRQLALRLENCFKILRDQESREPIALDPTIVQLLRQGVQALEGLVQQVEQTGELPDEMGQQVVLANEPAFIQLEALLQIAVQGAGVMTTWESVAPAPEAPAEAATAEDLNLEELLAELEVPQAAVPEAPANTPEELASLAELFGATGGEEPAGPPSTAEDLGALEDLFTMAAETEAPNGILDAQWPPLVEESAAPPEEVPETEDVSTLLGDGELGELGEWADWESLVVGDGDVNEATGEASPPSTDLEMDLMASLAAQGEELGDGTAEGTEAVAPEREDAWVMEMETVSRELTQAEGGDPLGLPNLEAGEAEIPDLAAPNTAWELVTDEAGLLGNTTAELEAALGSFAQGEPESEPTEPVAELGDLDLEQALTNLDDLVAATTPEGTEAEDFDWGDTGELELALAADVSLPGAEEEGEATPLEDLADLLEDVELPSDLPDLETMAQELGAVAPDEPASALAEEPTSPMVLMEQTMRVPVRQLDNLSNLIGELVVSRNTLNEDQNRLRQFLENLLHQAHQLNDLSQRMQDLYERSLLEGALRAGRTLGASEAGGQHSTGAEFDALEMDRFTGFHILSQEIAERVLRVREAAADIGFMVEAIDEVVRSFQRITTGLQEGINSARMEPFSRVTDRLPRAVRNVALKCGKQVQLEIEGRETLIDKMILEKLVDPMTHLVNNAIVHGIGTPEQRRAAGQSPTGRIVIRAGHQGNQTVITVSDDGVGINPDRVKAKAIERGLITPEQAQAMSKQEVYQLLFMPGFSTRDQTDEFAGRGVGLDVVRKNLAEIRGTVVVDSEVGKGTTFTIRLPLTLSISKSLPCLVSHARVAFPMDGVADVPVDVMPEMITLGPDGKPLLEWAGQRIPLRRLSELLHYGRLLGRGNIYGTSTQEGLAVVVVHSLGRYVAFQVDQVLSEQEVVIKQLSGPVPKPLGIAGATILGDGRIMMIADVLELVDLALGQLRPPSMPLWQAPTIVEPETTDEPTVLIVDDSITVREMLSMTFSNKGYRVEQARDGLEAWEKLQDGLPCDLMFCDIEMPRMDGLELLSKVRRDPKLKDLPIAMLTSRGAERHRQMAIQLGANAYFTKPYLEETLLEAARRLLQGETLVKPNR from the coding sequence ATGGATGCTGCACAGCGCCAACGAATTCTCGGCTACTTTCTCCAGGAGGCCCGGGAGTATTTGGCCGTCCTCCAGGAGGCCCTTGACGTTTTGGAGCGAGAACAACCGGCATTCCAGGCCTGGGAACAGGTGGCCGATTGGTTCCGGGCGGCCCATTCCCTCAAGGGGGGAGCGGCCATTTTGGAGCTGGAGGGAATACGGCAGTTGGCGTTGCGGCTGGAGAATTGTTTCAAGATTCTGCGGGATCAGGAATCCCGGGAACCGATAGCCCTTGACCCCACCATTGTGCAGCTGTTGCGACAAGGGGTGCAGGCCTTGGAGGGCTTGGTGCAGCAGGTGGAGCAGACGGGAGAGTTGCCGGACGAGATGGGTCAACAGGTGGTCTTGGCCAATGAACCGGCTTTTATCCAGTTGGAGGCGCTGTTACAAATTGCCGTCCAGGGGGCAGGGGTGATGACCACCTGGGAGAGCGTTGCACCGGCCCCAGAAGCACCCGCCGAGGCGGCCACGGCAGAAGATTTGAATTTGGAAGAATTGTTGGCCGAGTTGGAGGTTCCCCAGGCGGCTGTCCCGGAAGCGCCAGCCAACACGCCGGAAGAACTGGCTTCCTTGGCCGAGTTATTCGGGGCGACGGGGGGGGAAGAACCGGCAGGGCCACCTTCAACGGCTGAGGACTTGGGGGCCTTGGAGGACCTGTTCACCATGGCGGCGGAAACGGAGGCCCCCAACGGCATACTGGATGCCCAGTGGCCGCCTTTAGTGGAGGAGTCAGCAGCGCCACCGGAAGAGGTACCGGAGACGGAAGATGTGTCTACCCTGTTGGGGGATGGGGAACTGGGTGAGCTAGGGGAATGGGCCGATTGGGAGAGCTTGGTCGTTGGCGATGGGGATGTCAACGAGGCGACCGGCGAGGCATCACCACCGTCCACGGACCTGGAAATGGACTTGATGGCCTCCTTGGCTGCCCAAGGGGAGGAGCTGGGGGATGGGACGGCGGAGGGAACAGAAGCCGTTGCACCGGAAAGGGAAGACGCCTGGGTGATGGAAATGGAAACCGTCTCCCGTGAGTTGACTCAGGCGGAGGGGGGCGATCCCCTGGGGTTACCCAATCTTGAGGCTGGGGAAGCCGAGATCCCCGATTTGGCAGCACCCAACACGGCCTGGGAACTGGTCACTGATGAGGCAGGGTTGTTGGGGAACACGACGGCTGAGCTGGAGGCTGCTCTGGGGAGTTTTGCCCAAGGGGAGCCGGAAAGCGAACCCACGGAACCAGTGGCGGAACTGGGTGACCTGGATCTGGAACAGGCCTTGACCAACCTGGATGACCTGGTGGCAGCAACGACTCCGGAGGGCACGGAGGCGGAGGACTTTGACTGGGGGGACACGGGTGAATTGGAATTGGCCCTGGCGGCGGATGTTTCCCTACCGGGGGCAGAGGAGGAAGGGGAAGCGACTCCGCTCGAAGACCTGGCGGATTTGCTGGAGGATGTCGAGTTACCCTCGGACCTGCCAGACCTGGAGACCATGGCCCAGGAACTCGGCGCTGTGGCCCCTGATGAACCAGCATCAGCGCTAGCAGAAGAACCCACCAGCCCGATGGTCTTGATGGAACAAACCATGCGGGTGCCGGTGCGTCAGCTCGATAACCTGAGCAATCTGATCGGGGAGTTGGTGGTTTCCCGCAACACCTTGAACGAGGACCAGAACCGGTTGCGGCAGTTTTTAGAGAATTTGTTGCACCAGGCCCACCAGTTGAATGATTTGAGCCAGCGGATGCAGGATTTGTACGAACGGTCGTTACTGGAGGGAGCCTTGCGGGCTGGTCGCACACTAGGGGCCTCGGAGGCAGGGGGGCAACACAGTACGGGTGCGGAGTTCGATGCCCTGGAGATGGACCGGTTTACCGGCTTCCACATTCTGTCCCAGGAAATTGCTGAGCGGGTGCTGCGGGTGCGGGAGGCGGCGGCGGACATCGGCTTTATGGTGGAGGCCATTGATGAGGTGGTCCGCAGCTTCCAACGGATTACCACGGGTTTGCAGGAGGGGATCAACAGTGCCCGGATGGAGCCGTTTTCCCGGGTGACGGACCGGTTGCCGCGGGCGGTGCGCAATGTGGCCCTCAAATGCGGTAAGCAGGTGCAGTTGGAGATTGAGGGGCGGGAAACCCTGATCGACAAGATGATTTTGGAGAAGTTGGTGGACCCGATGACCCACCTGGTGAATAACGCCATTGTCCATGGGATTGGGACACCGGAGCAACGCCGGGCGGCGGGGCAATCCCCCACGGGCCGGATTGTGATTCGGGCGGGTCACCAGGGGAACCAGACGGTGATCACGGTCAGCGACGATGGGGTGGGGATCAATCCGGACCGGGTGAAGGCCAAGGCGATTGAGCGGGGGTTGATCACGCCGGAGCAGGCCCAGGCTATGAGCAAGCAGGAGGTTTACCAATTGCTGTTTATGCCGGGGTTTAGCACCCGGGACCAGACGGATGAATTTGCGGGCCGGGGGGTGGGCCTGGATGTGGTGCGCAAGAACCTGGCGGAAATCCGAGGCACGGTGGTGGTGGACTCGGAGGTGGGTAAGGGGACCACGTTTACTATCCGCCTGCCGTTGACGTTGAGCATTTCCAAGTCGTTGCCCTGCCTGGTGAGCCATGCGCGGGTGGCGTTCCCGATGGACGGGGTGGCAGATGTGCCGGTGGATGTGATGCCGGAGATGATCACCTTAGGGCCGGACGGCAAGCCCTTGCTGGAGTGGGCCGGTCAACGGATCCCCCTGCGGCGGTTGAGCGAGTTGCTGCACTACGGGCGGTTGTTGGGGCGGGGGAACATCTACGGCACCAGTACGCAGGAGGGCCTGGCGGTGGTGGTGGTGCATAGCCTGGGACGGTATGTGGCCTTCCAGGTGGACCAGGTGTTGAGCGAGCAGGAGGTGGTGATTAAGCAATTGAGCGGGCCGGTCCCGAAGCCGCTGGGGATTGCCGGGGCGACGATTTTGGGGGATGGCCGGATCATGATGATTGCCGACGTGTTGGAGTTGGTGGACCTGGCCCTGGGGCAGTTGCGGCCGCCGAGTATGCCCCTGTGGCAAGCGCCCACGATTGTCGAGCCGGAAACCACCGATGAGCCGACGGTGTTGATCGTGGACGATTCGATCACGGTGCGGGAGATGTTGTCCATGACCTTCAGCAACAAGGGGTATCGGGTGGAACAGGCACGGGATGGGTTGGAGGCCTGGGAAAAATTGCAGGACGGCCTGCCCTGCGATTTGATGTTCTGCGATATTGAGATGCCCCGGATGGACGGGCTGGAATTGCTCTCGAAGGTGCGCCGGGATCCCAAACTCAAGGACCTGCCGATTGCCATGCTGACATCCCGGGGGGCGGAACGGCACCGGCAAATGGCGATTCAATTGGGGGCTAACGCCTACTTCACCAAACCCTACCTGGAGGAAACGCTGCTGGAGGCGGCCCGGCGGCTGTTGCAAGGGGAAACTCTGGTGAAACCGAACCGCTAG
- a CDS encoding methyl-accepting chemotaxis protein, whose translation MATSHYLDEYERATGAYISGDYAEAARITDALLGEYDNVPNLHLLRGHIYLCTQNYAQAREHYQRVLALTDDPELVEYARNGIRDVEQYLSQGGTATVEDVTHPLNDESIPNPFVVSDLEGTAAADAPTWVFDAPKEEVVDAPSGSPGSDSDSHPLPDQTLIFSRPQPPLTVAETETEAETMPLPQTEVDEAAAFDTTDTLLMEGDRPGATAATTTDEQPGLFSFGVTTSAPETVDATDALAMQTDPVVTRPSLRPTPTPAAPAPAAPPAPVPKSSPGLPSSLVTGAVVAALAGGAAFLVPNKPLGAALAAVLGGGAAAILGGGGSSIRTQRVRQFCEELRLSCEAIGRGEFQSALSVVGQDEFTEAAVTFNQMLAQVQERFQQLQETAAEVERSREDLQRQVIRLLDDVEGAARGDLTVQAEVTADILGAVADSFNLIIQNIRQIVQQVKTSALQVGRGAMDSEYFARELSANALRQAQELASTLNSVQMMTDSIQRVAESAREAAEVARKASETALRGGEAVDQTVAGIQSIRESVAETTRKVKRLAESSQEINKIVNSIGQIAQRTNLLALNASIEAAKAGEAGRGFAIVADEVRQLADRTSRASKEIEQIVLQIQSETGLVMTAMEEGTQAVIRGTRVAEQAKRALEEIIQVSKQIDELVQSITADTVRQTEVSRNVTQVMQSVELTAQETSQEAQRVSVSLQNLVEVSRGLQASVERFRLGTTEPLT comes from the coding sequence ATGGCCACCAGTCATTACCTCGATGAGTATGAACGGGCAACCGGTGCCTATATCAGTGGTGACTATGCCGAGGCGGCGCGGATTACGGATGCCCTGCTCGGGGAGTATGACAATGTGCCCAATCTCCATTTGTTGCGGGGTCATATTTACCTGTGTACCCAGAACTATGCCCAGGCCCGGGAGCATTACCAGCGCGTATTGGCCCTGACGGACGACCCGGAACTGGTGGAGTACGCCCGCAATGGGATTCGTGATGTGGAGCAATATCTCAGTCAAGGGGGTACGGCAACTGTTGAGGATGTGACCCATCCCCTCAATGACGAGAGCATTCCCAATCCTTTTGTCGTTAGCGACCTAGAAGGGACAGCGGCGGCGGATGCCCCGACGTGGGTTTTTGATGCGCCGAAGGAGGAAGTGGTGGATGCGCCTAGTGGCAGTCCCGGTAGCGATAGCGACTCTCACCCGCTACCTGACCAGACCCTCATTTTTTCCCGGCCCCAGCCTCCTCTAACGGTGGCAGAGACCGAGACGGAGGCAGAAACGATGCCTTTGCCGCAAACGGAGGTTGACGAAGCTGCAGCCTTTGATACCACGGATACCCTGTTGATGGAGGGGGACCGCCCAGGAGCCACCGCCGCGACGACCACCGATGAACAACCGGGGTTGTTTAGTTTTGGAGTTACGACATCGGCGCCGGAGACGGTTGATGCAACGGATGCCCTGGCGATGCAGACGGATCCGGTCGTGACACGTCCCAGCCTGAGGCCAACGCCAACCCCGGCAGCACCCGCTCCTGCTGCGCCACCAGCGCCTGTGCCCAAGTCGTCACCGGGGTTGCCTTCCTCCCTGGTCACCGGGGCAGTTGTGGCGGCTCTGGCGGGTGGGGCGGCTTTTTTGGTACCCAACAAACCCCTGGGTGCGGCGCTGGCAGCGGTCTTGGGGGGAGGCGCAGCCGCGATACTCGGCGGTGGGGGCAGCAGCATCAGGACTCAGCGGGTACGGCAGTTTTGCGAAGAGTTGCGCTTAAGCTGCGAGGCCATCGGGCGGGGGGAATTTCAGTCGGCCTTGAGCGTGGTGGGCCAGGATGAGTTTACCGAGGCGGCGGTGACCTTTAACCAAATGCTGGCTCAAGTTCAGGAGCGGTTCCAGCAGTTGCAGGAGACTGCTGCGGAGGTGGAACGGTCCCGGGAAGATTTGCAACGGCAGGTGATCCGGTTGTTGGATGATGTGGAGGGAGCGGCCCGGGGGGACCTGACGGTCCAGGCGGAGGTGACGGCTGATATCCTAGGGGCGGTGGCGGACTCGTTTAACCTGATCATCCAAAACATCCGTCAGATTGTGCAGCAGGTGAAGACCTCGGCCTTGCAGGTGGGGCGGGGGGCCATGGACAGTGAATACTTCGCCCGGGAGTTGTCGGCCAATGCCCTGCGGCAAGCCCAGGAGTTGGCCAGTACGTTGAACTCGGTGCAGATGATGACGGATTCGATCCAGCGGGTGGCCGAAAGCGCCCGGGAGGCGGCAGAAGTGGCCCGCAAGGCTTCAGAAACGGCACTGCGGGGTGGGGAGGCGGTGGACCAGACGGTGGCCGGGATTCAGAGCATTCGGGAGTCGGTGGCAGAAACCACCCGCAAAGTAAAACGTCTGGCGGAATCCTCCCAGGAGATTAACAAAATCGTGAACTCCATTGGCCAGATTGCCCAGCGGACGAACTTGTTGGCTCTCAATGCCAGTATTGAGGCGGCCAAGGCGGGGGAAGCGGGTCGGGGGTTTGCTATTGTGGCGGACGAGGTGCGGCAGTTGGCTGACCGGACCAGTCGGGCGTCGAAGGAAATTGAGCAGATTGTGTTGCAAATTCAGAGCGAAACGGGCCTGGTGATGACAGCCATGGAGGAGGGGACCCAGGCGGTGATCCGGGGGACCCGGGTGGCGGAACAGGCCAAGCGCGCTCTAGAGGAAATTATCCAGGTGTCGAAACAGATTGATGAGCTGGTGCAATCCATTACCGCTGACACGGTGCGGCAGACGGAGGTGTCCCGGAACGTCACCCAGGTGATGCAGTCGGTGGAACTCACCGCCCAGGAGACCTCCCAGGAGGCCCAACGGGTGTCGGTGTCGCTACAAAATCTGGTGGAAGTTTCCCGGGGCCTACAGGCTTCCGTAGAACGGTTCCGTTTAGGCACGACTGAACCCCTGACCTAG
- a CDS encoding chemotaxis protein CheW: MVETTGGPWERDKGGPATGIQGELHLRFVLTSGEEFALPAMGVQEVVGISPDRISPVPNVPPVVLGVYNWRGQVIWVGDLSQFLGLPPLNPNRPELSVIVIADGGVTCGLAVERVIGAEFLDVQLLRPPLSAEGPLQRLVRGEWVVGEGAAVVRLLQPKTLVDSRLWLAAT, translated from the coding sequence ATGGTTGAAACGACGGGGGGACCTTGGGAGAGGGACAAGGGCGGCCCAGCCACGGGTATCCAGGGGGAATTGCACCTGCGATTTGTTCTGACCTCGGGGGAGGAGTTTGCCCTGCCGGCGATGGGGGTGCAGGAGGTCGTCGGGATCAGTCCTGACCGGATTAGCCCGGTGCCCAACGTGCCGCCTGTGGTCCTGGGGGTGTACAACTGGCGGGGACAGGTCATCTGGGTAGGGGATTTGAGCCAATTTTTGGGACTACCACCCCTCAACCCTAACCGGCCAGAATTGTCGGTGATCGTGATCGCAGATGGCGGTGTCACCTGTGGGTTGGCGGTGGAACGGGTTATCGGTGCGGAGTTTTTGGATGTGCAATTGCTGCGTCCCCCCCTGAGTGCAGAAGGGCCTTTACAGCGTTTGGTCCGGGGGGAATGGGTGGTGGGTGAAGGAGCAGCCGTGGTGCGTTTACTCCAGCCGAAAACCCTGGTGGACTCCCGCTTATGGCTGGCAGCCACCTAG